In Macrobrachium rosenbergii isolate ZJJX-2024 chromosome 46, ASM4041242v1, whole genome shotgun sequence, the DNA window aattatttaaaattaaagaagaatatttGCATGCGTTAACAAAAGAAACTCGTTTTCAACGGAATAAATTACGTAAATTCTTTCGTCCGAACTGAAATTCGAAAACTCCTTTCATTTCTGCGCAAAAGAGTAAAAACTTGTCCCCATATCCGCTGGTCTGACAGGATACGTAGAAAAGGTAACCATGTCTTGCTGTCAACAACGTACACCCTCTTACACTTGTTTACATTCGTCGTCCGGAAATGACGAATAGCAAGATTGTGATAAATGGCAGATGTGAttaggcctataattttaaaCCGTTTACTAACGAGTCGTGTCAGGgttgtaggcctatatataccaGATGCTTAACAATACATGGCCATATTGAATTCCTTTTTAAGTGTTTGAAAAAAAGTACATAGAAATTTTCTTATAACGCCAGGTTTGCTCAGGCCCATAATTTTAAACCATTTACTAACGGTCGTGTAGGGgttgtaggcctatatataccaGATGCTGACACCACAAGACCACGCTGAATtcccttttaaatataaaaaaaaaaaacgaaaatatatatttttttaagaagaaaaagcaaaaaatggttaaaataaaaaaactcaccaCAAGCGTAGATGTTGCTACAAAACATCCAGTGGAGTTCTTTGTCACTGGAGATCGTAATGTTTTTTATTGAGTCGTTCGTGAACGTCACGTACTTCGTGCAGGATGGAGCGACGATAGAAGACCGGTTTGAGGATGACGATGgctaaaaaaaagatgaataaatatgaaaaaaacatgaataactgGAATCGATCCGTCCGGATCTCCGTGACTCAAGTCACTCGCTTTTGTTATTCACGTGGTTTACttttagatgtaaaaaaaaaaaaaaaaaaaaaccctctcccttaaaaaaatatatgagtcaCAAATCGTCGACATTTCTTAACCAGAATTCGAAATGAATCATTTCTGATTTATAATTAGGCATAAATATTTAGTGGGgacatatttaaaaatagattgtGGCTGAATTACAATTCGAGATGACTAAATCATTGTAATTTCGGATTATAATCATGCATACATATTGCAGctcataacagataaaaaaagaaaaaaatatatattatataggacgTTTCCCTGGCCGCCATAGCGCTTATCTAGATAAAGACGTAGGCCTATAGTTGCCAATACATTAATTACGATCTCgaattataatcataaatacaaaTGCAGACAGACACATAGGCCTACAGTTGCCAATACCATTAATTATAATGATGGACTATAATCATGGATACAGCTACAGATCTTCTTTGGATCCTGACAAAGACATGGGCCTACAGCTGACACCACACACAAAAATAGGCCTACTCACCGGCTGATAGAGATAAGCAATATGCCAAATGTGGGTCTGATTGACGCTGACTTCGACCTGGTAAGGAAACTGGACGAAGAGGTTCAAAATGGCCGTCGTGTTGGGCGACTCGGCCCAGAAGAGCAACGTCGAGGTCGATTCCTCCGGCGGGAGGGTGATGCTGACTTTCTTGTCAACAGTGGTTCTGAAGACGCCTgcaagaagatgaaaaataaatgaactttcgtttgtttttttaggTGATTTCTTTCAAAGTAAATTGGTCTGTGTTGATTTATTCATTGCAGGAATGTCAggcgtttattatttatttagttttgacgTGAATTTTGCTTTATTGAGATGATTTCAGCTCTTAATAGGCCTATAGCCGTGCTCAAGATGGCTGCAAGAGAGTTCAGTTCGGTTTTCGATTTATTTTCTTCTAAGAATATTGGCCTTTGGTGATTTATTTCCCCCTGAAAAGCATTAacgtttattcatttgttctctGCAAGATTATGCATCTTTAATCATTCATTTCTCGCAAGAATATTCACTTAAAATTATTCAGTCTTCTCAAATCTACTCCGGAATGATAGACTTaccttgatttttctttcttccagaaGATAATTCACTTCATTCAGgatatttcttttaagaaaataattaaatctattGATAGATGTTCTTACAAGAACATCtaattctaattttttatatgttcctTTTGGAATTGATGTAGCCTACTTCATCCTATAGGCCTACGTAAATACTTAATTTACCTAGCCATGTATTCCCAGAGGTATTTACTGTTCCTATTAAAAGCCAAAGAAATGTATTCAGCCTACGTATTCACAGAATCTATTGTGTATGTATTCTGTATGTGAATTCTGCCTAAGTATTGGGGAAATGTATTCAGCCTATGTAGGCCTATTCTGTAAATGTATTAGGGAAATGTGTTCAGCTTCTGTAGTCAGAGGATCTATTCCGTCTAAATATTCATAGAATCTATTCTAAGTATTCATAGAATCTATTCTGTCTAGGTATTCACAGAACCTACCCTAAGTATTCATTGAATCCATTCTGTCTAAGTATTCATAGAATCTATTCTGTCTAGGTACTCACAGAACCTACTCTAAATATCCACAGAATCTTTTCTGTCAAGGTATTCACAGAACCTACTCTAAATATCCACAGAATCTTCTCTGTCTAGGTATTCACAGAATCCATTCAGCCTAATCATTCACAGAATCTATTCTGCTTATGTATTCTGCAAATGTCCTCTGAATAAGAATTCGGAGAATCCACACAGCTCTAAGCATTCACAGAACCAGATCCGGTTATTTACGAAACTGAGCAAGCTACCCAACCTGGTAATTACCACCGAAGGTCAACTGAAAAAACCGGAGATGCAATGGTTCCTCGTGACGTCATTTCCTGTACAAGGCCACCAATCGCCTTTGATACCTGTTGCCAACATGCCGTGACGTCACGATGACGTCATCTATCTCTTGTCTCGCTTATTTCTGGGCTAGAAATGGACGTGAGATTGCCATTGCCGTCGGCCTTTGCTCACAATAAATGATATCCCTGTCAAGAAGTGCTTTCTACCTGCTGGACCCAGTGGGCCAGAGTGGTCAAAATGGTCAGTGGGCATGGGCAAGGTCATCCAGAAAGGCCCCTGGTCAGGATCCGGAATCATTAGGAAGTGAGGAcccttattattgttatttttattattgttagaaTCTTTTCActgaatatctttatatatataaatatataaacatatatatgtatatatataaaatacacacacacacatatatatatatatatgtatgtgtgtgtgtgtgtgtgtttgaggcaACTCACCGATTTTAGAGAAAAACTTCcacagacaaataataataataataataataataataataataataataataataataataataataaccacattACCTTTTTCTCCAGCGTCGGCTCGAACTCCAGTCAAGATGATCAGGACAACCAAGAAGAAGTCACGAAATCTCGCCATTTTTTGCACTCGATTTTCCACCTTGAGTTCGACGAGAGAAAAGCTCATCCAAGGCTTGAATAAACCGTCTGTCTTGatcactaattaataataataataataatataataataataataataataataataataataataataataataataataatataggtctAAGAACAGAGTCCCTCCTTCTCTGTTCGCTGGCGGTGCCAGAGTGACACCTTGCGGCATGACTCAGGCTGAATGACCTACACTTGCCGGATGTGATGCTTGCTCAACATgcccctacagagagagagagagagagagcaaagacgtGATTGATTTCTTTGTGCAGAGAAACAGGGATTGAAAATTAAGGTCTTTTTCGTATAGAACTATAGAGAGAGAACGAGAATACtgccgactgagagagagagagagagcagacgtgATTTCTTTGTGCAGAGAAACAGAGATTAAAAATTAAGGTCTATTTCGTATAGAACTATAAAGAACGAGCATATtcccaactgagagagagagagagagagagaatttaattaaagaagaaatgaatacataaaattattacgATAAGACGCTTCACATGAATacgatttttttaattgaattttacatTGTCAGTCGGTTCACTTTCTAGGCATTGCACGGACGTCACGTTTGCGCATGCGTGACGTCAGTCAGTGTaggtacatatacacacacatgcatacatccacataaacacacacagaaagtaCTTTGAGTTCAATGCTACATCTCCAAAAGTTAGATACTTACAAAAGTCagaaaaattagcaaaatttctGATGCACTGCTAAACTAAGAGCTGTTATGCCAGTTGGACGAACCAGTAAATGAACAAATGGGTCTTATGTTAACACGCTGGTAGAAAGGGTTAAGACACTCGCCCGTGTCAGAGGGAGGACCTGGGTTCGAGCCCTCCTAGAGAGGATGGCGTGATATGGATGCGTTCCTTCAAAAACCCACCGTGTCTTTGTTGACCAAAGTATTACATTACGTACTCAGCTGTTAGTCACCTGTGGTGAACTGGAGAGCTAAGGTCTCTCTTActggtaaaaggaaataaaaccatGAGACGTTTCAGCATTTAATTCGGTTATCAATATGAGTTGGAAGACTCGCAGTGTATGCGAGAACAATTTCAGAATCTATCAACAGGTGCCCCATTCGGGTTTTTCTTGTATTCCCCCATTGGTAGAATGAATTAAGCTGTAGTAGTTGTAGCAGTAATATCTATGAGGAAGtggcctttgaaacggctccgtCAGCAATCAGCTATCTGGCGGTAATTGAGACTGAAGCCCAAGTTCCCTCCATCTGCGATTTCGTTGCTGTCAGTCCTGACGTAGAGGACGAACGGAGTCGAAGTGCCTGTTCAGAAGACCATGAGGCATTGCGTCAGACTACATCCATAACTAGGAATAACAAACATATTGCTAATCAGTGCACTGAAAGTCAATTACCTTTCACATGAAATCTGAACACTTACTCGTCACGCTGATGGGAAACCCCAGCCCGCAGAATCTGTCGCTCTGCTCGGGGTCAAAGCCTTCGGAATAACCCCCAGGGATAATCACGTAGTCAGACGGGCAGGCGCTTCCAGTCGAACAGGAGGCAGGATCACCGATGACATCAGGCGGCAGAACATACATGTCCCCTGAGACGGTGAAACTGTAGGTTGTGGTGGGGTCTCTTTCCCAAACGATGCCACAGTATCCGGGCATTCTTCTCACGCAGATGCCGTAGTTGTGGTCGACTATCTGGGAAGTTGGAGGTGCTGGTGAAAGAAAGATTGATTAATGCTGTTAGTGTTTGCACATATAATTTTGAGTTGTTATTTTGCAGAAATTTGATTTAGGCTAGTTCCTTGAAATCCCATTGTGACTCTTGACCTAATAAGTGACTTATGTCCCTTCAGGTTGGTGGACTGTGGTGGAATGCAACCAAAGCAGAGAAGGGCATGGGGTTAGCAACTGCAATCTATGCAAGAAACTGGTGAGAATAATGAACAGAGGAGATACAAATGTTGTATCTATCCAGTACTTTCTAGGTCTATCTCTCCTCCTCATTCCCATACTCCTCCCATTCACCCCACATGACTCAACCACCTCAAAGCACACTAAAACATCTCTCCAGCTACGATAACCGTTTTGTATCTTACATGCACTGTTGCACATGTATGCACAAATACATGGTTCATGAAGTATCTTACCATGTACAAGGTCACGTAAAAGTTGAAGCTACTGACGTTCCCAACTGACTCGGTGTAGTACTGTAAACATCCACTAGGCGCTGAGGGAGAGGGATCTCTTAGAATCTTATGCtacttgtatatatgcatatattttctgATCTGGTGCGCTGCTGAAGTCAGGCATGCTGGCGCTGATGTGGCATCAGCCCACCATCTGCCGTGGCTTCAGTAGTGCACCAGCGTAGAGAAAATAGCTGCTACTTGGATGACTTTAACTTGTCCTTTCCCAATTTAAACTCACACCCAAGATggatttctcattttattaacattttcaaggttatttaCTAGCTTAAGTTGCCGTATTTTCTAAGTCTTTAAGGTAATATGGTCAAGAAGTCTTGATTTTCTCAATTTCATTTGTGAATTTACTCCCTTGAGgcaaaacatttgaaatacaaGATTAAGAAGACGGTGTGCAGAATGGAGAATGAAGAAGACTATCAAGATGCCGAGAAATTTGGATCTTTCAGAGCACCGGGTAGATCTCTCAGACCCATCGTAAGCAAAGATAAGTTTCCCCAACTCTAGTTAAGCTATCTAACACCCACAAGTATTTTCTCACCTAAGTACCTCGAGTCGCAACCAATCTGTGTGACTTGGATCCTCCACGAACGACTGCTAGATGGCAGCACCGAGTCGACGACTAATTCCAGTGCACCTCCGTCAGGTGCAACTTCCACGTACACTGCAGGTGAGCAAATTGGGATGAGCATCGTGACATTATTAGTGAAGAAGTTTTCTCTGTAACAAtcactgattgatttatgactactaaaacatAACTGCAAATTAACCACTGGTCAATAATATGTGAAGGTAGGGGCAGAATTTTGAAGCAACGATGCCTTGGCTTGAAATTTGCCGAGAATCTGAATGGCATTATGTTGCCTTCTTACCTTAATATATTCTAAAAAGATTAGGTTAATGCTACATACCCAGATTCCAAGAGCCCAGTACATGTGCCACATACCTGGAGTCTGGGTATGCAGAATGCCGTCATCTACAGGTTTTCTATTTCAGATTGCAGATTGGTTTCTCTGATAGTTTTTAGTTGATTCTTACAATTCTGGCTTTCAGTTCCTTAATGAATGCTTATTTTCACCCATTATCCCCCTAcctccatcaaagaaaataaagaccatTTAATTACAGGAATATATCGCAACCCAACATCCCCTACCATAACCTAACCTGGGAATATGTATCCTCCTTGTCCGTGGGAGTCACCAACTTGCAAAGAAACTTTATCTGAATGACTGAGTTAATTAAGGTACTGCATCCTACCTGACCAATGGCTTTGCATTCCCTGGACCCCGTCGACCTGGCGTAAAGAgatacaacctaacctaacctcacctaacctaacgtaCAGTGAGTCGTTATTCTTGGCCAAGCTACGTACGCTGGTTCGATGCGAGAGAAACATTTCTGGATTAATGGAGTAACAAAATATCTAACAGAACTAAGCGTCCCTTTATCCCGTCATTGGAAAAAGTTAGAAATCATTAAATTATCACTCACTACACTGGCCATCATTGCAACTAATGGGTACATAAGTCCCTTGCTCTGTTGGAAAAACTTAGAGACTGAATTATTACTCACTATGCTGGCCATCATTCACACCACATATGACTGGAATGGAGGTGGGTAATTCGCCCGTTACCATCAGGAAATCATCGTTGCAATGGCCATCCCAGTCAGGCTGAGAGAGACGGAGTTCCAGGAAGTCCAGGCGAACCTGACAAATGTCTTCATTCATCCTCTGGATGGTGAGGGCGCATGCTCCTACGCCACTCTCCTCGGGGTGAATGAAGTACGAGTTGTTGAATGCTGTTGATCCTCCACAGCTCTTCTTGACTGGTTGGGAAATTGAAAGAAGGaattagagagagtgagagagaaataacaagtaaacaggAAGAGAGAAGGTGAAACATGAACACAAAGCACGCTGGAGTAGCATCTTCCAGAATCTAAAATTGTCGTGCTAATATTGTCTCCAAAAGACCACTAGAAATGATCCTAGGTCAGTTCTGGGTAATGACAGTCAGCTTTTtatcacattcttcttctttttctttaggaAAACGGAAATGCACATTtagaattttgataaaaactatatccatgacatatatatacacacatatatatatatatatatatatatatatatatatatatatatatatatatatatatatatatatatgtttttacttaCCTATGCAGCAGGACCCCAGTCCTTCAGCGCAGGATCCAGAGGCCGTCCCTCCTATGAGGTCACACTCCTGGGCGAGCATGCAGCTCCCATAGGAGAAGCTGGCGTCCTCTGTCGAGCATTGGTCATACAGGGCATCCCCTGAAACAGTCGAGAGATCTGtgtttacaggaagaagaaagtgGATACAGTAAGGCAAAATTTACAGTCTAGTGTGTAATCATAATcatagagaggaagagagagagctcTCACCCAATTCTTCTCTCAAAAGACTGCTGTCTTCAGGTTCTCTCTCTGCAACACATCTGCTGAACAAGGCAGCCGCACAGAGCAGCCCGCAGAGGGTCTTGACGAAGAGGAACAGCTGCTGTTGTAAAATAGAATCGGTTTAGGGAAATCCAAAGTTAACATGCGATCTAGTTgtcttattttcaatatttttttcatatctgttttatttacgtCCTGACAACTTGTGGGCCGATGATTATGCATCTTTTACATCAAAGTCTAGGCCTTGTTTTACAATGTAAGTTTCGGTATAAGCTGTTTTCCCTCAGGAAGTAGGCTCAAGGGAAAAAATCTACTACCAGGGTTGGCTCCTGaggaattaaaaacataaatcatGATACCATTCACTGGCCCAGTTCAGAAACCTGCACAGTAGTCCTACAAGCAGCTTGCCAAAGCACCTTACACACTATATTGAATAGGCCTACTACCTTGCTTGAGCTCACGTCTCCTTTGATGTCAATAccctttcttttttatacttcttcttcGCCGCCATCTTGGTATGTCTTCAAAGCCTGGCTTAGGCGAGACTTCTAATAACTAGGTCATCAAGTACTGCAGGTTTTGATtgttattgaaatcattattatgtaaaatttattgtAATCACATTTTGGAACTTATATCCTTGACAAGTTGGAATTCATAATCATTATGGAATATGATTTGTATATATGAGGCTGTAAATTCCATTCATTAAGAATTGTAATTtagaattatcattttaatacGCAATTTATTTacgtgtaaaattttattttataattacacttTATTATAATCTAGAATTAATATCACTCATGACTGACATGTGTTAAATATTGTTCTAAATTGTTATAGATTACACTTGACTGTGACCAGAATCTATTTTCTAAATTTACAGTCAAACAGGATTTCAATTCACAATCATCATAGATTAAACTCATAATCattctactgtatattcatcACAGATTACAATACGTAAGCAACATCAGTCATCATTCATATCTGTCACAAACAACGAGGCCCAGAATTGTCGtcagaaattatgataataaaaaaaaatggaaaaaattcgtGGGAAAATCACAAGTTGAAGTCACCTGGGGCAGTTCTCTATGTAAGTCTTCTTCTTGTTATCTAATCTCAAACGGTCTTTCTCCTCTCAGAGGAATAGCGTTATTACCCCTTTATTCTCTTTCTactctgactgactgattgatttatagattttagctagcatacatgccaagcactggggcaactaaggccattcagcgccctGAAgcctgtaggcattgcttaaggttctttgcagcgtcccttcggctcctagctgcgacccttttcattcctttaactgtacctccgttcatattctttcttcccatcagactttccaccctctcctgacaattgattcatagtgcaactgctttgaggttttcctcctgttacacctttcaaaccttcttactgccaatttccctttcagtgctaaatgacgCCATAGGCTCCAGTGTGCTTGACCTTAGGCCTAATTCCTATCCATCCCACTGCTAGTAAGATTCTGGGGAGTAGAAGATCCTACCTACCTTCATTTTCAAGCTCCAGGTGCCAACTAATTAATATACTAAGCGTGGCACAGGTACTTCATGCCCCCTGGAGATAACCGCGCGATTACAAAGGAAGGAAGGTTGGGGAGAGGCAGTTATAATTAGTTTCTCCCACGGCTGGGGCTTGGTAGTACCAAGAAGTACAAGGGAGGGCTTGAGCCTTctagactgactctctctctctctcttcttttcttgctgtatgaaatatcaaatacaaaaagAGAGCCCTCACCTTCTAAACATGGtactctctcgttttctttctatATCAAATATCATTGCAAGATTTCAGATTATAAAAGAAGGACTTAacttaaactattttaataataataataatttagaactggtataactctctctctctctctctgtatgaaatatcattacaaaatatCAAGTTAGAGATACAAAAAGTTGgtataactttttctctctctctctctctctctctctctctctctgtgaaatattGCAAGATATCAagttagaaatataaaaaggtggtataactctctctctctctgtatgaaatatcattacaaaatatCAAGTTAGAAATACAAAAGTtggtataattctctctctctctctctctctgtatgaaataTCATTGCAAGATATCAAATTGGATATATAAAGAGGGCCTTAATATTCTAAACAtggcagaactctctctctctctctctctctctctctctctctct includes these proteins:
- the LOC136830152 gene encoding uncharacterized protein, giving the protein MASFSTEREIGSKKQLFLFVKTLCGLLCAAALFSRCVAEREPEDSSLLREELGDALYDQCSTEDASFSYGSCMLAQECDLIGGTASGSCAEGLGSCCIVKKSCGGSTAFNNSYFIHPEESGVGACALTIQRMNEDICQVRLDFLELRLSQPDWDGHCNDDFLMVTGELPTSIPVICGVNDGQHMYVEVAPDGGALELVVDSVLPSSSRSWRIQVTQIGCDSRYLAPSGCLQYYTESVGNVSSFNFYVTLYMHLQLPR
- the LOC136830151 gene encoding uncharacterized protein — its product is MSFSLVELKVENRVQKMARFRDFFLVVLIILTGVRADAGEKGVFRTTVDKKVSITLPPEESTSTLLFWAESPNTTAILNLFVQFPYQVEVSVNQTHIWHIAYLYQPPSSSSNRSSIVAPSCTKYVTFTNDSIKNITISSDKELHWMFCSNIYACGLQPPSATPSGVPAAGYLFEALVGVSALCVLLIIATVSLVIVVLRKKEDEHHYEKALWPPIVPPPLPEDLNNSLNRSLDANVIKTEGVYNKGRERDSLEDPPKCLPVGHTTWNDVTEDPRASILDYESVNSVYGMAI